In Pirellulales bacterium, the following are encoded in one genomic region:
- a CDS encoding DUF1559 domain-containing protein, translated as MIAPSLVSAHDKRVPSVTQDNLEHSAFTLVELLVVIAIIGILIALLLPAIQAAREAARQTQCKNNLKQLGLAAQTHLDAQKTFPTGGWGYKWMGDPDRGYGINQPGGWGFTLLPFIEQKSIFGLGQGSAGSSQKYAALGVMAATPAPFFSCPSRRGDNGFVGVFNASDLPLYNATGIVNGARADYAGNGGTLVPGNPPGGPAQGSDTTSSFNVISYMNGQSAYTSSTGVIFQGSSLKLRQIPDGLTKTYLIGEKLVLPVCYTPDPTSVNSAPCYGDNGSIYGGYDWDIVRWAASAVNGPTTIPTTASSPGSGDITPLRDSVQLTNMAQETLNFGSAHANGCFFVMCDGSVQMIPFTVDQRVHWKLANRMDSKEVDIP; from the coding sequence CGGCATTTTAATCGCATTGCTGCTGCCGGCGATTCAAGCAGCGCGTGAAGCGGCGCGACAAACACAGTGTAAGAACAACTTGAAGCAACTCGGCTTAGCGGCCCAAACTCATTTGGACGCGCAAAAGACTTTTCCCACCGGAGGCTGGGGGTACAAATGGATGGGCGATCCGGACCGGGGTTACGGTATTAATCAGCCTGGCGGCTGGGGATTTACTCTATTGCCGTTTATCGAACAAAAGTCGATTTTTGGATTGGGACAGGGTAGTGCCGGTAGTTCCCAAAAATATGCTGCCCTAGGAGTTATGGCCGCAACGCCGGCACCCTTTTTCTCGTGTCCTAGCCGCCGAGGTGACAATGGCTTTGTGGGAGTGTTTAACGCCAGCGACCTTCCCCTGTATAACGCAACGGGAATTGTAAATGGTGCGCGGGCTGATTATGCCGGCAATGGTGGTACCTTGGTGCCGGGCAATCCTCCAGGTGGCCCTGCACAAGGTTCGGATACAACTTCTTCTTTCAATGTGATCTCTTACATGAATGGCCAGTCGGCTTATACGTCCTCGACAGGAGTTATTTTTCAAGGCAGCTCATTAAAATTGAGGCAGATTCCCGACGGCCTGACGAAAACCTACCTAATTGGCGAAAAACTCGTGTTACCGGTGTGCTACACGCCAGATCCCACAAGTGTTAATTCGGCCCCTTGTTATGGCGACAACGGAAGCATCTATGGCGGCTACGATTGGGACATCGTGCGGTGGGCCGCTAGCGCCGTCAACGGTCCCACGACAATTCCCACAACGGCCAGTTCTCCCGGGTCGGGCGACATTACTCCACTTCGAGATTCAGTTCAACTCACCAACATGGCCCAAGAAACCTTAAATTTTGGCAGTGCGCATGCCAATGGTTGCTTCTTTGTGATGTGCGATGGATCTGTGCAGATGATTCCATTTACCGTCGATCAGCGAGTTCATTGGAAACTGGCCAATCGCATGGATAGCAAGGAAGTGGACATACCTTAG
- a CDS encoding thioredoxin-like domain-containing protein — translation MRNMFCRVLSAQILLGVISFLPASAGAATPTIDQALKLTPVQKDVDYDIPAPADIAKCTIKAEKVGNQTGWVVRGPNGQILREFVDTNGDNVVDRWSYFKDGIEVYRDIDENFNGKADQHRWLNTAGSRWGLDPNEDGKIDSWKSISPEEVTAEVVMAIRDKDAGRFNRLLLTPGEAKSLGLGAAKTKDLLEKVTGATSKFSDLIHTQHSVTPNTQWEHFGGSRPGLVPAGTDGATADIIAYENVMAMTETDGKDGQVSVGTLIKVGDVWRVIDAPTIPDPNSKLAEVDGFFFQTASRASDTTAAESNPDGPSEKVQKMMDELSKLDEAVGKASTEAEQTRLNDRRVELMLGIIDEVGEKDRAQWIRQFADAVSAAAQTGMYPGGVEKLQTMLDTVEKSAGDSALAPYVKYRLLTAGYGSKLQKGDEFVKVQAEWLDNLEKFVQDYPKASDTAEALLQLGIAQEFAGQEEKARKWYGQLVSDFESTASATKARGALNRMDSVGKPMQLRSKMVTGQAYDIAKEHGKYVLVHYWSTWCEPCKTDFAELKELYAKYGKSGFTLVGVNVDTNLADANEYLSKNRLPWPQLWEPGGLDSRLANDMGILTLPTMILVDDKGNVINRSVHITELETELRSHLKNADSAGK, via the coding sequence ATGCGAAACATGTTTTGCCGAGTGTTATCTGCGCAGATTTTGCTAGGCGTGATTTCGTTTTTGCCAGCATCTGCTGGCGCGGCCACGCCCACCATTGATCAAGCCCTGAAGTTAACCCCGGTGCAAAAAGATGTGGATTACGATATTCCCGCCCCGGCCGACATCGCGAAATGCACCATTAAAGCCGAGAAAGTGGGCAATCAAACGGGTTGGGTGGTGCGGGGACCCAACGGGCAAATTTTGCGCGAATTTGTCGACACCAACGGCGACAACGTGGTCGATCGCTGGAGCTACTTCAAAGACGGCATCGAGGTGTATCGCGACATCGACGAAAACTTCAACGGGAAAGCAGACCAACATCGTTGGCTGAACACGGCCGGCAGTCGCTGGGGTTTGGACCCGAACGAAGACGGCAAAATCGACTCGTGGAAGAGTATTTCACCAGAGGAAGTAACGGCCGAAGTGGTGATGGCCATTCGCGATAAAGATGCGGGCCGCTTCAATCGTTTGTTGTTGACACCGGGGGAAGCCAAATCGCTGGGTTTGGGAGCCGCGAAAACCAAGGATTTGCTCGAAAAAGTGACCGGCGCCACGTCGAAGTTTAGCGACCTAATTCACACGCAGCACAGCGTTACTCCCAACACGCAATGGGAGCATTTTGGCGGCAGTCGGCCGGGTTTAGTTCCTGCCGGAACCGACGGCGCCACGGCTGATATCATCGCCTACGAAAACGTGATGGCCATGACCGAAACCGATGGCAAAGACGGCCAGGTTTCGGTCGGCACGCTGATCAAAGTGGGCGACGTGTGGCGCGTGATCGATGCCCCGACGATTCCCGATCCAAACAGCAAATTGGCGGAGGTCGACGGCTTTTTCTTCCAAACGGCCAGCCGCGCCAGTGACACGACGGCGGCGGAATCCAACCCGGACGGCCCAAGCGAAAAAGTGCAGAAAATGATGGACGAGCTTTCGAAGCTCGACGAAGCGGTGGGCAAAGCCAGCACGGAAGCGGAGCAAACCCGGCTGAATGACCGCCGTGTGGAATTGATGCTTGGTATTATCGACGAAGTTGGGGAAAAAGACCGGGCACAGTGGATACGCCAGTTTGCCGACGCGGTGAGCGCTGCCGCCCAAACCGGCATGTATCCGGGGGGCGTGGAAAAGCTGCAGACGATGCTCGATACGGTGGAGAAGAGTGCCGGGGATTCGGCCCTGGCGCCGTATGTGAAATACCGCCTGCTCACGGCCGGTTACGGCTCGAAGCTGCAAAAGGGAGACGAGTTCGTCAAAGTGCAGGCGGAGTGGTTAGATAACCTCGAAAAATTCGTGCAAGATTATCCGAAGGCCAGCGACACCGCCGAGGCCCTACTGCAATTGGGCATTGCGCAAGAATTCGCAGGGCAGGAAGAAAAGGCCAGAAAGTGGTATGGCCAGTTGGTTTCCGATTTTGAAAGCACTGCTTCAGCGACAAAAGCCCGGGGCGCGCTGAACCGCATGGACAGCGTCGGCAAGCCAATGCAACTGCGGTCTAAAATGGTAACCGGCCAAGCGTACGATATCGCCAAGGAGCACGGCAAATACGTGCTGGTGCACTACTGGTCCACCTGGTGCGAGCCGTGCAAAACCGATTTCGCGGAACTCAAAGAGTTGTATGCGAAATACGGCAAAAGCGGCTTTACGCTGGTCGGCGTGAATGTCGACACCAATCTGGCTGACGCCAACGAATACTTATCCAAAAACCGACTTCCCTGGCCGCAACTGTGGGAACCGGGCGGACTGGATAGCCGCTTGGCCAACGACATGGGCATCTTGACACTGCCCACCATGATTTTGGTCGACGACAAAGGCAACGTCATCAACCGCAGCGTGCACATTACCGAGCTGGAGACGGAACTGCGGTCGCATTTGAAGAATGCAGATTCGGCGGGTAAGTGA